One window of the Anaeromyxobacter dehalogenans 2CP-C genome contains the following:
- a CDS encoding 3-phosphoglycerate dehydrogenase family protein has translation MKILVADAFPADRLQDLAALGLEVELRADVPAKDLPAAAAGASILVVRSKQVSAEVFERAPGLSLVVRAGAGVNTIDVAAASRRGVYVTNCPGQNSIAVAELAIGLLVALDRRIPDNVAALRAGRWDKKRFSEAEGLFGRTLGVAGVGAIGREVAVRARALGMRVVAWSRSLDDARARALGVERAPDLVALARASDALSLHLPLARETRGVISREVLEALRPGALLVNTARAELVDQDALLELAAAGRLRVGTDVFAGEPEKGQAELDSPLAKLPGVYGTHHIGASTAQAQDAIARETVRIVEAFVRSGQVPNCVNVARKTSARARLVVRHVDRVGVIANVMALIREAGINAQEIRNTVFDEAVAASCAIDLDERPPEDVVNRIRARADEILFVGCFDL, from the coding sequence GTGAAGATCCTCGTCGCCGATGCCTTCCCCGCCGACCGCCTGCAGGACCTCGCCGCGCTCGGGCTCGAGGTCGAGCTGCGCGCCGACGTGCCGGCGAAGGACCTGCCCGCCGCCGCCGCCGGCGCGTCCATCCTGGTGGTGCGGTCGAAGCAGGTGAGCGCCGAGGTGTTCGAGCGCGCGCCGGGGCTGTCGCTCGTGGTCCGCGCCGGCGCGGGGGTGAACACGATCGACGTGGCGGCCGCCTCGCGGCGCGGCGTGTACGTCACGAACTGCCCCGGCCAGAACTCCATCGCCGTCGCCGAGCTCGCGATCGGCCTGCTCGTCGCGCTCGACCGGCGCATCCCGGACAACGTGGCCGCGCTGCGCGCCGGCCGCTGGGACAAGAAGCGCTTCTCCGAGGCGGAGGGGCTCTTCGGCCGCACGCTCGGCGTCGCGGGCGTCGGCGCCATCGGGCGCGAGGTGGCCGTCCGGGCCCGCGCCCTCGGGATGCGGGTGGTGGCCTGGTCGCGCTCGCTCGACGACGCGCGGGCGCGGGCGCTCGGGGTGGAGCGCGCGCCGGACCTCGTGGCGCTGGCGCGGGCCAGCGACGCGCTCTCGCTCCACCTGCCGCTCGCGCGCGAGACCCGGGGCGTGATCTCGCGCGAGGTGCTGGAGGCGCTCCGCCCCGGCGCGCTGCTCGTGAACACCGCGCGGGCGGAGCTGGTGGATCAGGACGCGCTGCTCGAGCTGGCGGCGGCCGGCCGCCTGCGGGTGGGCACCGACGTCTTCGCCGGCGAGCCGGAGAAGGGGCAGGCCGAGCTCGACAGCCCGCTCGCGAAGCTGCCCGGCGTCTACGGCACGCACCACATCGGCGCGTCCACCGCCCAGGCGCAGGACGCCATCGCGCGCGAGACGGTGCGGATCGTGGAGGCGTTCGTGCGCAGCGGCCAGGTGCCGAACTGCGTGAACGTGGCGCGCAAGACGTCGGCGCGCGCCCGGCTGGTGGTGCGGCACGTGGACCGGGTCGGGGTGATCGCGAACGTGATGGCGCTCATCCGCGAGGCGGGCATCAACGCCCAGGAGATCCGGAACACCGTGTTCGACGAGGCGGTCGCGGCGAGCTGCGCCATCGACCTCGACGAGCGGCCGCCCGAGGACGTGGTGAACCGGATCCGCGCCCGCGCCGACGAGATCCTGTTCGTCGGCTGCTTCGACCTGTGA
- a CDS encoding PEP/pyruvate-binding domain-containing protein — MPSSPASTGLPALDAVVQGLRPGDNVVWQVESVEDYAPLVAPFVARALAEGRRLVYFRFARHAQLVPDAAGAQVHRLSPALGFESFTASIHRVIEAQGKGAYYVFDCLSGLAADWYSDLMLGNFFMVTCPYLYELETVTYFALLRDGHSHEAVDAIRSTTQLLVDVFRHQAALHVHPLKVQGRHSPTMYLPHRWEGDALRPLTESAVVAEALADATERRHDPFSRIDVWERRFLQARAVADDVVAGRRSWEDGQEAFRTLLRMMLTRDERFTELAARYLDLDDLFAIRRRMVGTGLVGGKAAGMLVARAVLERTEPGWKRRLEPHDSWFVGSDVFYTYLVRNGLWRARRGQRSRGAFLEGAAEAQERILAGTFPDFAVRQFVLMLESYGQSPIIVRSSSLLEDGFGNAFTGKYESVFCPNQGSPEERLEALLAAVKAVYASAMSEEALHYRERRGLLDRDEQMAILVQRVSGGVHGKYFYPQCAGVALSYNPYVWSHLIDPQAGVLRLVFGMGTRAVDRSDDDYTRVVALNAPKLRPETSLDEVTEYAQRRVDVIDLEANRFAAERIDAVVRGSPDLPVDLFAVQRREGGGWVLTFEKLLWATSFVAEMRAMLAILRDAYRYPVDVEFTANQLAGGELRVNLVQCRPLQVKEGGMLPPAPQVRADSVLLASRGPVVGQGTHAPVDRLVFVDPDAYSTLSTQDRYEVARVVGRAARLPTPAEGGRILLLGPGRWGTTTPALGVPVSFAEIHRVAALGEIIGMGNVIPDVSLGSHFFNELVEADMLYLALYPGYPGHALEAERLRALPNRLPELLPDDARLAGVVRVLDFPAAPGGPRLQLYASCVTQEVLGYLADEPAGAPGPPPPPRPA, encoded by the coding sequence ATGCCCTCCTCGCCCGCCAGCACCGGCCTGCCCGCCCTCGACGCCGTGGTCCAGGGGCTCCGCCCCGGCGACAACGTGGTCTGGCAGGTCGAGTCGGTGGAGGACTACGCGCCCCTGGTCGCGCCGTTCGTGGCCCGCGCGCTCGCCGAGGGCCGCAGGCTCGTCTACTTCCGGTTCGCCCGCCACGCCCAGCTCGTGCCGGACGCGGCCGGCGCGCAGGTCCACCGGCTCAGCCCCGCGCTCGGGTTCGAGAGCTTCACCGCCAGCATCCACCGCGTGATCGAGGCCCAGGGCAAGGGCGCGTACTACGTCTTCGACTGCCTCTCCGGGCTGGCCGCCGACTGGTACAGCGACCTCATGCTCGGCAACTTCTTCATGGTCACCTGCCCGTACCTGTACGAGCTCGAGACCGTGACGTACTTCGCGCTGCTGCGCGACGGGCACTCGCACGAGGCGGTGGACGCGATCCGCAGCACCACGCAGCTCCTGGTGGACGTGTTCCGCCACCAGGCGGCGCTGCACGTCCACCCGCTCAAGGTGCAGGGGCGCCACTCGCCCACCATGTACCTGCCGCACCGGTGGGAGGGCGACGCGCTCCGGCCGCTCACCGAGAGCGCGGTGGTCGCGGAGGCGCTCGCCGACGCGACCGAGCGGCGGCACGACCCGTTCTCGCGCATCGACGTGTGGGAGCGGCGCTTCCTGCAGGCGCGCGCGGTGGCGGACGACGTGGTGGCCGGCCGGCGGAGCTGGGAGGACGGCCAGGAGGCCTTCCGGACGCTGCTGCGGATGATGCTGACCCGCGACGAGCGCTTCACCGAGCTGGCGGCGCGCTACCTCGACCTCGACGACCTGTTCGCGATCCGGCGGCGCATGGTCGGCACCGGGCTGGTGGGCGGGAAGGCCGCGGGCATGCTGGTGGCGCGGGCGGTGCTGGAGCGCACCGAGCCCGGCTGGAAGCGGCGCCTCGAGCCGCACGACTCCTGGTTCGTGGGCTCGGACGTCTTCTACACGTACCTGGTGCGGAACGGGCTGTGGCGGGCGCGGCGCGGGCAGCGCTCCCGCGGCGCGTTCCTGGAGGGCGCCGCCGAGGCGCAGGAGCGGATCCTGGCGGGCACCTTCCCGGACTTCGCGGTCCGGCAGTTCGTGCTCATGCTCGAGTCGTACGGCCAGTCGCCCATCATCGTCCGCTCCAGCAGCCTGCTGGAGGACGGCTTCGGGAACGCGTTCACCGGCAAGTACGAGAGCGTGTTCTGCCCGAACCAGGGCTCGCCGGAGGAGCGGCTCGAGGCGCTGCTCGCCGCGGTGAAGGCGGTGTACGCGAGCGCCATGAGCGAGGAGGCGCTGCACTACCGCGAGCGCCGGGGCCTGCTCGACCGCGACGAGCAGATGGCCATCCTGGTGCAGCGCGTCTCGGGCGGCGTGCACGGTAAGTACTTCTACCCGCAGTGCGCAGGGGTGGCGCTCTCCTACAACCCGTACGTCTGGAGCCACCTCATCGACCCGCAGGCCGGCGTGCTGCGGCTGGTGTTCGGCATGGGGACGCGGGCGGTGGACCGCTCCGACGACGACTACACCCGCGTCGTCGCGCTCAACGCGCCCAAGCTCCGCCCCGAGACCAGCCTCGACGAGGTCACCGAGTACGCGCAGCGCCGCGTGGACGTCATCGACCTCGAGGCGAACCGCTTCGCCGCCGAGCGCATCGACGCGGTGGTGCGGGGCAGCCCGGACCTGCCGGTGGACCTGTTCGCGGTGCAGCGGCGCGAGGGCGGCGGCTGGGTGCTCACGTTCGAGAAGCTGCTGTGGGCGACCTCCTTCGTGGCCGAGATGCGGGCCATGCTCGCGATCCTCCGCGACGCCTACCGCTACCCGGTGGACGTCGAGTTCACCGCGAACCAGCTGGCCGGCGGGGAGCTGCGGGTGAACCTGGTGCAGTGCCGGCCGCTGCAGGTGAAGGAGGGCGGGATGCTGCCGCCCGCGCCGCAGGTGAGGGCCGACTCGGTGCTGCTCGCGAGCCGCGGGCCGGTGGTGGGCCAGGGCACGCACGCGCCGGTCGATCGGCTCGTGTTCGTGGACCCGGACGCCTACTCGACGCTCTCCACCCAGGACCGCTACGAGGTGGCGCGGGTGGTCGGCCGCGCCGCGCGGCTCCCCACGCCGGCGGAGGGCGGGCGGATCCTCCTGCTCGGTCCCGGGCGCTGGGGCACCACCACCCCGGCGCTGGGCGTGCCGGTCAGCTTCGCCGAGATCCACCGGGTCGCGGCCCTGGGCGAGATCATCGGGATGGGCAACGTGATCCCCGACGTGTCGCTCGGCTCGCACTTCTTCAACGAGCTGGTCGAGGCGGACATGCTCTACCTCGCGCTCTACCCGGGCTACCCCGGCCACGCGCTCGAGGCCGAGCGGCTGCGCGCGCTGCCGAACCGCCTGCCCGAGCTGCTCCCGGACGACGCGCGGCTGGCCGGGGTGGTGCGGGTGCTCGACTTCCCGGCGGCGCCCGGCGGGCCGCGGCTCCAGCTGTACGCGAGCTGCGTCACGCAGGAGGTGCTGGGCTACCTCGCCGACGAGCCCGCCGGCGCGCCCGGCCCTCCCCCGCCGCCGCGCCCGGCGTAG
- a CDS encoding cytochrome c3 family protein: MQSTWMARAGAAAMALALAAVTTPASAAEKEAKPAAPAASGSPRTLQGYVEQEKAFYDHLRKVHPIFKYEKDGRLVGKYTISDREEEFVEFGGGKAYAEKTGEHASITYRLGQESILDLPNKFVGSKKCGECHPAQYEKWKRSRHNLVVRFPDEMVETKDLTKPQFGEAPILPPGITPDAVYAIIGTPRTKYGFLDAWLVRGTYHVEGGLLRDGTGTLVAGGNQHSRTWAESLTPEVAKQIASWVPGFPTKLEDFGDNGSKTWGLTSYGSKNRKSMMFQPATAYCEVCHSFKFDFKSQEELIQALGKPEELRKHTINKGISCEECHGAGAHLMGARASASSNCERCHQRFVWNADEAARDPRQAFNAYFKSRCPSCGTEGSQAYYTAHWESGMTCSTCHDPHEVTANDWRERVTVPGLKKQCQDCHQAQASMFVHNDVHGANKCSSCHMPSMMSCENFGAIQYTDLAGFDTQRTSHIFKILVDPKAKTLDPPPGKDRNWKEGAWRLAKKDGKPFVDLMWACGRTSWGDDDLESAGGCHSPTRSELSKDLHFTNQQQIYDRLMGWQNPVKQGVAEAKRLLDAARPAIAKAKLPPARLGQATLMANQAQAILDTVAADGSSGVHAPRYTIEKVKEAQVLAQGALDVVGAKAPKKVSMR, from the coding sequence ATGCAATCCACGTGGATGGCGAGGGCGGGCGCCGCGGCGATGGCGCTCGCGCTGGCGGCGGTGACGACCCCGGCCTCCGCGGCGGAGAAGGAGGCCAAGCCGGCGGCGCCGGCGGCCTCTGGCTCCCCGCGCACGCTCCAGGGCTACGTCGAGCAGGAGAAGGCGTTCTACGACCACCTGAGGAAGGTCCACCCCATCTTCAAGTACGAGAAGGACGGCCGGCTGGTCGGCAAGTACACGATCAGCGACCGCGAGGAGGAGTTCGTCGAGTTCGGCGGCGGCAAGGCCTACGCCGAGAAGACCGGCGAGCACGCCTCGATCACCTACCGCCTGGGCCAGGAGTCGATCCTCGACCTGCCCAACAAGTTCGTCGGGTCGAAGAAGTGCGGCGAGTGCCACCCCGCGCAGTACGAGAAGTGGAAGCGCTCCCGCCACAACCTGGTGGTCCGGTTCCCCGACGAGATGGTGGAGACGAAGGACCTGACCAAGCCGCAGTTCGGCGAGGCGCCCATCCTGCCGCCGGGCATCACGCCCGACGCGGTCTACGCCATCATCGGCACGCCGCGCACGAAGTACGGCTTCCTGGACGCGTGGCTGGTCCGCGGCACCTACCACGTCGAGGGCGGCCTGCTCCGCGACGGCACCGGCACGCTGGTGGCGGGCGGCAACCAGCACTCCCGCACCTGGGCCGAGTCGCTCACGCCCGAGGTGGCGAAGCAGATCGCGTCCTGGGTCCCGGGCTTCCCGACCAAGCTCGAGGACTTCGGAGACAACGGCAGCAAGACCTGGGGCCTCACGTCCTACGGCTCGAAGAACCGCAAGTCGATGATGTTCCAGCCGGCCACCGCGTACTGCGAGGTGTGCCACTCGTTCAAGTTCGACTTCAAGAGCCAGGAGGAGCTGATCCAGGCGCTGGGCAAGCCGGAGGAGCTGCGCAAGCACACCATCAACAAGGGCATCAGCTGCGAGGAGTGCCACGGCGCGGGCGCGCACCTCATGGGCGCGCGCGCCTCGGCGTCCTCCAACTGCGAGCGCTGCCACCAGCGCTTCGTCTGGAACGCCGACGAGGCGGCCAGGGATCCGCGCCAGGCGTTCAACGCCTACTTCAAGAGCCGCTGCCCGTCCTGCGGCACCGAGGGCTCGCAGGCCTACTACACCGCGCACTGGGAGTCGGGCATGACCTGCTCCACGTGCCACGATCCGCACGAGGTGACCGCGAACGACTGGCGCGAGCGCGTCACCGTGCCGGGCCTGAAGAAGCAGTGCCAGGACTGCCACCAGGCGCAGGCCTCCATGTTCGTCCACAACGACGTCCACGGCGCGAACAAGTGCTCGAGCTGCCACATGCCGAGCATGATGAGCTGCGAGAACTTCGGGGCCATCCAGTACACCGACCTGGCCGGCTTCGACACGCAGCGCACCTCGCACATCTTCAAGATCCTGGTGGACCCGAAGGCGAAGACGCTCGACCCGCCGCCGGGGAAGGACCGCAACTGGAAGGAAGGCGCGTGGCGCCTCGCGAAGAAGGACGGCAAGCCGTTCGTGGACCTGATGTGGGCCTGCGGCCGGACGAGCTGGGGCGACGACGACCTGGAGAGCGCCGGCGGCTGCCACAGCCCGACGCGGTCGGAGCTCTCGAAGGACCTGCACTTCACCAACCAGCAGCAGATCTACGACCGGCTGATGGGGTGGCAGAACCCGGTGAAGCAGGGCGTGGCGGAGGCGAAGCGGCTGCTCGACGCGGCGCGCCCCGCCATCGCCAAGGCGAAGCTGCCGCCGGCCAGGCTCGGCCAGGCCACGCTCATGGCGAACCAGGCGCAGGCCATCCTCGACACCGTCGCGGCCGACGGGTCGTCGGGCGTGCACGCGCCGAGGTACACCATCGAGAAGGTGAAGGAGGCGCAGGTGCTGGCGCAGGGCGCGCTCGACGTGGTGGGCGCGAAGGCGCCGAAGAAGGTGTCGATGCGGTAG
- a CDS encoding MBL fold metallo-hydrolase has product MTLEPAREIAPGVHLIDTGYVRPRLAAAYLVRGRDAAAVVETGTAGSVPRVLEAVASAGLRPEDVSHVVVTHVHLDHAAGAGALLRALPRARLVVHPRGARHMIDPSKLMAGASEVYGAERVRALYGEVVPAPAERVIEAPDGFTLDLGDRPLRALDAPGHAKHHLVLHDPRSRGFFTGDAFGISYRETDSARGPFLFPTTTPVQLDPPALKATLARMLAEAPERVYLTHYGMLEGDVARHADALARALDEHVRLARAAPAGPGRHAALRDALAGQLLGGLAAHGAPLDRAAALELFGVDLDLNAQGLEVWLDAQAAG; this is encoded by the coding sequence ATGACCCTCGAGCCCGCCCGCGAGATCGCCCCCGGCGTCCACCTCATCGACACCGGCTACGTCCGGCCGCGCCTGGCGGCCGCGTACCTGGTGCGCGGCCGCGACGCGGCCGCGGTGGTCGAGACCGGGACCGCCGGGTCCGTGCCGCGCGTCCTCGAGGCCGTGGCCTCGGCCGGCCTCCGGCCGGAGGACGTGTCGCACGTCGTGGTGACGCACGTGCACCTCGACCACGCCGCCGGCGCCGGCGCGCTCCTGCGCGCGCTGCCCCGCGCGCGCCTGGTCGTCCACCCGCGGGGCGCGCGCCACATGATCGACCCGTCGAAGCTGATGGCTGGCGCCTCGGAGGTGTACGGCGCCGAGCGCGTCCGCGCGCTGTACGGCGAGGTGGTCCCGGCGCCGGCCGAGCGCGTGATCGAGGCGCCGGACGGCTTCACGCTCGACCTCGGCGACCGCCCCCTGCGCGCGCTGGACGCGCCCGGGCACGCGAAGCACCACCTCGTGCTCCACGACCCGCGCTCGCGCGGCTTCTTCACCGGCGACGCGTTCGGCATCTCCTACCGCGAGACCGACTCCGCGCGCGGCCCGTTCCTGTTCCCCACCACCACGCCGGTGCAGCTCGATCCGCCCGCGCTGAAGGCGACGCTCGCGCGCATGCTGGCCGAGGCGCCGGAGCGCGTCTACCTCACCCATTACGGCATGCTGGAGGGCGACGTCGCCCGGCACGCCGATGCGCTGGCGCGCGCGCTCGACGAGCACGTGCGCCTGGCGCGCGCGGCGCCCGCCGGGCCCGGCCGCCACGCGGCGCTGCGCGACGCGCTCGCCGGGCAGCTGCTCGGCGGGCTGGCCGCGCACGGCGCGCCGCTCGATCGCGCCGCCGCGCTGGAGCTGTTCGGCGTGGACCTCGACCTGAACGCCCAGGGCCTCGAGGTGTGGCTGGACGCGCAGGCGGCCGGGTAG
- a CDS encoding c-type cytochrome produces MKRIATAALAAAALALLAAATAPQAAGKDAAIARGKYLVTIAGCNDCHTPFKMGPNGAEPDMTRMLSGHPEQLVMPPAPALPEGPWGAVFSLTMTAASGPWGTTFAANLTPDRDTGIGAWTEQEFKETLRTGRHLGRGRQILPPMPWPNATHLTDADLSAMFAFLRSIPAIKNRVPAPIPPAQAAAR; encoded by the coding sequence ATGAAGCGCATCGCCACCGCAGCACTCGCCGCCGCCGCCCTCGCGCTGCTCGCGGCCGCCACCGCCCCGCAGGCCGCCGGCAAGGACGCCGCGATCGCGCGCGGCAAGTACCTCGTCACCATCGCCGGCTGCAACGACTGCCACACGCCCTTCAAGATGGGGCCGAACGGCGCCGAGCCCGACATGACCCGGATGCTGTCCGGCCACCCGGAGCAGCTCGTCATGCCGCCCGCCCCCGCGCTGCCCGAGGGGCCCTGGGGCGCCGTGTTCTCGCTGACCATGACCGCCGCGTCCGGCCCCTGGGGCACGACGTTCGCCGCGAACCTGACGCCGGACCGCGACACCGGGATCGGCGCCTGGACCGAGCAGGAGTTCAAGGAGACGCTCCGCACCGGGCGCCACCTCGGCCGCGGCCGCCAGATCCTCCCGCCCATGCCCTGGCCGAACGCCACCCACCTCACCGACGCCGACCTGTCCGCGATGTTCGCCTTCCTCCGGTCGATCCCGGCCATCAAGAACCGCGTGCCGGCGCCCATCCCGCCGGCCCAGGCGGCCGCCCGGTAG